Below is a window of candidate division WOR-3 bacterium DNA.
GGGCCTTATGGGTTTTTCAACTGGCTTTATTTACTTTGGCTTCTCATTATTCCTTTTGGTTTAGGTTTTTATTTCTTTGTGAAACTTAAGAAAAAGGAAGAAGGTCTTATTGAAAAAGAAGAAATATCACCAAAAGAAGAAGCCTTAAAAAACTTGGAATTTCTTATGGGAAAGGTAAATGATTGGGATTGGAATAAACTTTATACTTCCCTATCTTATATTTCAAGAAGATATATGGAAAGAAAGTTAAATATTCCTGCTGTAGAAGCAACAACTTCTGAACTAATACCCTTAATAAAAAAGGGCGGATATACTCCATTTTTTCCTCTAATAAAGGAATTTCCTGAATGGGATTTAATAAAATTTGCTGATGAGAAATCTACTCCTCAAGAATTCGAGAATGATGTTCTCTTAGTAAAAACTGCAATTTTAGAGATAGAAAAGGAAGAGGAGAGAAATGATTCATTTTCATAATCCATTTTATTTGTTTGGTCTTGGTTTATTGCCTTTAATTTATTTTTTAAAGAAGAGGATAAAAGAGGCTTCTATTCTATATTCTGACACTTCTTCTTTAGGAGTTAAACCTTTAGGTGAGGTTTTTATTAGGTTAAGGGATTATTTAATCTTGGGTATTATTGGTTTTATTTTTATTGGTCTTGCCAGACCAGAAAGAGGATATGAAACGGAAATTGTTCAGAAAGAAGGAATTGATATTGTGCTTGTTCTGGATATCTCAGGTTCTATGAGGGCTGTGGATTTTACTCCAAATCGTTTAGAAGTAGCAAAAAATCTTGCAATGGAGTTTGTGGACGGAAGGGAGGGAGATAGAATAGGGCTCGTTGTTTATGCAAGAGAAGCTTTGATTCAGTCTCCTCTAACCCTTGATCATGATTTGGTAAAAGAGCAGATAAATTCTCTTAGATTTGATCTTCTCCCTGATGGAACAGCGATAGGGATGGGGATCACTTATGGGAGTTTTCTTCTTTCTAATTCAAAAGGTGAAAGTAAAGTGATGGTTCTTCTTACAGATGGAATAAATAATGCGGGTAATATTGATCCAGAAACTGCAGCGAAAGATGCTCTTGCGAAAGGAATAAAAATTTATTCAATTGGGATTGGGGAAAGGGGGGAAGTTCCATATCCTGTTTTAGATGCTTTTGGAATTACAAGATATGTTAATGTTAATCTTGAAATTAATGAGGAGCTTCTAACAAAAATTTCTGATGAGACAGGTGGTAAGTATTTTCGAGCAACCTCTAAAGAGGCTCTTAAAGAAATATATAATACAATTGATAAGATGGAAAAAACAACTTTTAAAGTTGAACGATTTACAAAATATAAAGAGAAGCTTAGCTTTGCTTTAGTCCCTGCAATCTTTCTTTTTATTATTCTTTTTTTAGAACCTTTTATTATTGGGAGGGTTCCATGAATTGGGCTTCACCAATATATTTGAATTTACTATGGCTATTACCTTTATTTATGATGCTCCTTTTATATAGGAAAAGGAGAAATAAAAAATTGATTAACGCCTTAGTCTTAACAAAAGAGTTGAGACAAGTTATATGGAAAGAAGACCTAAAGAATTCTTTATGGAGGGAAATTCTATTAATTGTTTCTTTTGCATTTCTCGTTCTTTCGGCAGCAAGGCCAAGATGGGGAAAAAAATTATACATTTCTCGGATGGAGGGATATAATATTATCTTTGTGTTAGATGCTTCCTCTAGTATGCTCGCTCAGGATGTAAAAGGAGGTCGTTTAAATAAGGCAAAGGAGGCGATAAAAACTTCAATTACTCAGCTTCCTGGAAGTCGTTTTGGTCTTGTTGCTTTTTCAGGAGAAGCGTATAAATTGTGTCCTTTAACTACAGATGTTGAAACCTTTAGACTTTTTGTGGATCTCGTTGAGCCTTCTCTTATCCCAACAGAAGGAACAGATATTGGAGGTGGTATAAGGAAGGCTATTGAACTTTTCCCAGAAAAAATTAGTGGGTCTAAAATTATTATAGTAGTTACAGATGGAGAAAATACAAGAGGGGATCCAAGAGTAGATGCTTTGGAAGCAAGAAAAAGAGGAATAAAGGTGTTTACAATATCAGCTGGGACAAAAGAAGGAGCTCCAATCCCAAAATATGATTCAACAGGTAAATTTATAGAATATCTTAAGGATGATAATGGTAAAATCCATATATCTATTGTAAACCAAGATTTGCTTAAACTTATTGCAAATGCTGGAGGAGGAGAATTTTTGGAAGGAGAAGGAGTTGAACTTGGCCTTTTAACAAGACTTTTTAGAGACCTTGAGAGAGGGAAGTTTTCTTCAGAAAAGGTTGAAACTTATGAAGAAAAGTTCATTTTCTTTCTAATCCCTTCTCTTTTATCTCTCTTACTCGCTAATTTTATAAAAACTGGGAGGGAGTGATATGCTTTTTTATTTTTTGATTGCCTTAAATATATCTCCTTTAGTGAATAAAGCTAATAAGCTTTATAAGAGAGAGAAATATGAAGAAGCTTATAAACTTTATAAAAAGGCTTCTATTCTTAATCCTAAGAATGAAAAGATAAAATTCAATTTTGCAGATTGTGCTTTTGAATTAAAAAGATTTAGAGAAGCTGGAGATGAATTTGCAAGGCTAGTAACCTCTAAGGATAAAGACCTAAGAGAAAAAAGCTTCTATAATCTTGGGAATGTGTTTATGGAAGCTAAGCAATATGATGATGCTATATCTGCTTATAAGAATGCTCTTTTGTTGAATCCAAAAGACATTAGGGCAAAAAGGAATCTTGAGATAGCTAAGATGATGAAGAAAGAGGAAAAAGGAAAAAGTAAGGAGAAAGAAGAAAAAAAGGAAAAACAAGAACAGAAAAGGGAGCTACAACCTATTCCTCAATATAAAATGAATGAAGCTTTGAAAAATGAGCAAAAAGAAACAATGAAGAAAGCTTTAAAGATGGGAAGGAGAGAGGAGGATGCAGGGAAATGGTGATTTTACTTCTTATTTGCCTTACTTTTACAGCTTCTATTGATAAAACTATTGTGTTTGTTGGGGAGCCTTTTACTGTTAGTGTTTATATTGAAGGAGAGGACCTTGAGGGAGTTGGTGCCCCAAGACCTCCTTCGGTTTCTGGAATTGATATTCTTGGCTCATCAAGATCTCAATCCACTCAAATTAATTTTATAAATGGAAAAATTTCAAAATCTACAACCTTAAGGTTTGATTACCAGATGATTGCTAGTTCTGAAGGAGAATATACTATACCTCCTTTCACTTTAACATATAAAGGAGAAAAATACTCTACAGAGCCAATAAAAATAAATGTTAAAAAGGGGACTCCTCAACCTCAAAAACCTCAAAGGGTTACCCCTTCTCAACCAGAGAGAAAAATTTCTCCATCTATTTCAGGTTATGAAGATGTCTTTTTAGATTGCGAGGTCTCAAAAGGTTCTGTTTATCCTGGAGAGCCTTTAATAGTCAATCATTATCTTTATACGAGGGTAAACCTTACTAATATTCAGCTAATTAATTCCCCAAGTTATGAAAATGCTTGGGTAGAAAATCTTCAGACTCCAACAAGATTGGAATTCTCCAGAACTTCTATTGGTGGGGTTGGGTATTCAAGAGCTTTAATTAAAAGAGATCTTATTTTTCCTCTCGGAGAAAAAGACATTCAAATCAATCCGGCATCTATGGAGGTTTATGTTAGAGGAGACTTTTTCTCATTCTTTGATGAAAGGAGAATAATTTCTTCAGAACCAAAAACGATAAAGATAAAATCTTTTCCTTCTGATCGTCCTTCTGAATTTATTGATGCCGTTGGCAAATTCAGTTTTTCAGCAGAACTTGATACAGGAGAAGTGAAGGTTGATGCTCCTTTTTCTTTTAAGATAATAATAAAAGGGGAAGGGAATATAAATCTTTTATCTCCACCAGAAATTCCCTCTTCAAGAAAATTCGACGTATATCCTCCAGAATCAAAAGTAAATTCAAGCATTTCAGGAGGAACTTTAAAAGGGGAGAGAGTATTTACTTATCTTCTTACTCCTAAGGTTTCTGGTCTGGTTGAAATTCCAGAGATAAAGTGGGCTTATTTTGATTCAAAAACTGAAA
It encodes the following:
- a CDS encoding VWA domain-containing protein, producing MIHFHNPFYLFGLGLLPLIYFLKKRIKEASILYSDTSSLGVKPLGEVFIRLRDYLILGIIGFIFIGLARPERGYETEIVQKEGIDIVLVLDISGSMRAVDFTPNRLEVAKNLAMEFVDGREGDRIGLVVYAREALIQSPLTLDHDLVKEQINSLRFDLLPDGTAIGMGITYGSFLLSNSKGESKVMVLLTDGINNAGNIDPETAAKDALAKGIKIYSIGIGERGEVPYPVLDAFGITRYVNVNLEINEELLTKISDETGGKYFRATSKEALKEIYNTIDKMEKTTFKVERFTKYKEKLSFALVPAIFLFIILFLEPFIIGRVP
- a CDS encoding VWA domain-containing protein, with translation MNWASPIYLNLLWLLPLFMMLLLYRKRRNKKLINALVLTKELRQVIWKEDLKNSLWREILLIVSFAFLVLSAARPRWGKKLYISRMEGYNIIFVLDASSSMLAQDVKGGRLNKAKEAIKTSITQLPGSRFGLVAFSGEAYKLCPLTTDVETFRLFVDLVEPSLIPTEGTDIGGGIRKAIELFPEKISGSKIIIVVTDGENTRGDPRVDALEARKRGIKVFTISAGTKEGAPIPKYDSTGKFIEYLKDDNGKIHISIVNQDLLKLIANAGGGEFLEGEGVELGLLTRLFRDLERGKFSSEKVETYEEKFIFFLIPSLLSLLLANFIKTGRE
- a CDS encoding tetratricopeptide repeat protein, producing MLFYFLIALNISPLVNKANKLYKREKYEEAYKLYKKASILNPKNEKIKFNFADCAFELKRFREAGDEFARLVTSKDKDLREKSFYNLGNVFMEAKQYDDAISAYKNALLLNPKDIRAKRNLEIAKMMKKEEKGKSKEKEEKKEKQEQKRELQPIPQYKMNEALKNEQKETMKKALKMGRREEDAGKW
- a CDS encoding BatD family protein, producing the protein MVILLLICLTFTASIDKTIVFVGEPFTVSVYIEGEDLEGVGAPRPPSVSGIDILGSSRSQSTQINFINGKISKSTTLRFDYQMIASSEGEYTIPPFTLTYKGEKYSTEPIKINVKKGTPQPQKPQRVTPSQPERKISPSISGYEDVFLDCEVSKGSVYPGEPLIVNHYLYTRVNLTNIQLINSPSYENAWVENLQTPTRLEFSRTSIGGVGYSRALIKRDLIFPLGEKDIQINPASMEVYVRGDFFSFFDERRIISSEPKTIKIKSFPSDRPSEFIDAVGKFSFSAELDTGEVKVDAPFSFKIIIKGEGNINLLSPPEIPSSRKFDVYPPESKVNSSISGGTLKGERVFTYLLTPKVSGLVEIPEIKWAYFDSKTETFIRKTIGPWRIQVKSVGESEKEIVTSKISEDISYVLPVPMKKVYLIPPYLFLYFLPSFIVLLLTSYYVWEKKKIEGDRSYARVKAIPKELKKGFIKLEREKAKGEMRAFYEELSRVLLKFLKLKFNIDVFGMKKEEIAKELRSKDVTEEVVASLLGILEKSEMVRFTSFKPKEDEISRDLKTLKEVINALY